Proteins from a single region of Candidatus Desulfatibia profunda:
- a CDS encoding NAD(P)H-dependent oxidoreductase subunit E, whose product MLHATLDSILEGRRSQPHQLIEVLQDTQEHYGYIPEESMKIISSELGVPIMEVYSVASFYKAFALKPRGKNVITVCTGTACHVRGAKMILNQAVGQLGVAPKEITQDGLFTIEHVNCLGACALAPIVTENGSCHHHMTPGKIRKLITSLSKRGTEETSDD is encoded by the coding sequence ATGCTGCATGCCACACTTGATTCAATCTTAGAAGGACGTCGGAGCCAACCTCATCAACTCATAGAGGTGCTGCAGGACACACAGGAACATTATGGTTATATCCCTGAAGAATCCATGAAGATCATATCAAGTGAACTGGGCGTACCAATCATGGAAGTATACAGCGTTGCTTCTTTTTACAAGGCTTTTGCATTGAAACCGCGTGGAAAAAACGTAATCACCGTATGCACGGGCACAGCATGTCATGTGCGCGGCGCAAAAATGATTCTCAACCAGGCAGTCGGTCAACTCGGGGTTGCGCCCAAAGAAATAACCCAAGACGGACTTTTTACGATTGAACATGTGAACTGCCTTGGCGCTTGTGCACTTGCACCAATCGTTACTGAAAACGGATCATGCCATCACCACATGACACCCGGAAAGATACGCAAACTAATTACGTCACTTAGTAAACGCGGAACGGAGGAAACTTCAGATGACTAA